One genomic window of Blastopirellula retiformator includes the following:
- a CDS encoding flagellar FlbD family protein — MIQLTRLGGHPFVLNAELIQYVESSPDTFITLTTGDRMVVTESMDEVLARAIRYQQAKFLAPAGPVAPSANA; from the coding sequence ATGATTCAACTAACCCGATTGGGCGGACATCCGTTCGTGCTGAACGCGGAATTGATTCAGTACGTCGAATCAAGCCCCGACACCTTCATCACGCTGACCACGGGCGATCGGATGGTCGTCACGGAATCGATGGATGAGGTGCTAGCACGCGCAATTCGATACCAACAAGCGAAGTTTTTGGCGCCGGCCGGTCCGGTCGCCCCCTCCGCCAACGCCTAA
- a CDS encoding motility protein A gives MDIASVIGLIAAFGLILVAILIAPGSSLAAFIDAPSILVVCGGAVAACMMAFPLKTVLGSPMALKVVFLNKPTDVTALIKEIVSLAETARRDGLLALEGRIAEISNAFIVLGIQMAVDGARPDVIEDLLRTEIDAVATRHRDVKAFYDQMGRFAPAYGMIGTLLGLIIMLGNMSDPSSIGSGMAVALLTTLYGAIVSNCVFLPFAEKLSFLNKQELLVMEIIVRGIMAIQSGENPRVIEQKLRTFLPPAARKKADEEK, from the coding sequence ATGGACATCGCGTCGGTCATCGGTCTGATCGCTGCATTCGGGCTGATCCTCGTAGCAATCTTGATTGCGCCGGGCTCATCGCTGGCGGCGTTCATCGACGCTCCGTCGATCCTGGTCGTCTGCGGCGGCGCGGTCGCGGCATGCATGATGGCCTTTCCGCTGAAGACCGTTCTCGGTTCGCCGATGGCGCTGAAGGTCGTTTTCCTAAACAAGCCGACCGACGTGACCGCCCTGATCAAAGAAATCGTCAGCCTGGCCGAAACCGCCCGTCGCGACGGTCTGCTGGCCCTGGAAGGGCGCATCGCGGAAATCAGCAACGCGTTTATCGTGCTTGGCATTCAGATGGCGGTCGACGGTGCGCGCCCCGACGTGATCGAAGATCTGCTCCGCACCGAAATTGACGCCGTCGCTACGCGGCATCGCGATGTGAAAGCCTTTTACGACCAAATGGGACGTTTCGCCCCGGCATACGGAATGATCGGCACCTTGCTCGGTCTGATCATCATGCTCGGTAACATGAGCGATCCTTCGTCCATTGGTTCCGGCATGGCGGTCGCCTTGTTGACGACGCTGTATGGCGCTATCGTCTCGAACTGCGTGTTTCTGCCGTTCGCCGAAAAGCTCTCGTTTTTGAACAAGCAAGAGCTGCTGGTGATGGAGATCATCGTCCGCGGCATTATGGCGATCCAGTCGGGCGAAAACCCCCGCGTCATCGAACAGAAACTGCGCACGTTTCTGCCTCCTGCGGCCCGCAAGAAAGCGGATGAGGAGAAGTAA
- a CDS encoding OmpA/MotB family protein, translating to MGDDEEEMGIPEWVVTFGDMMSLLLTFFIMLVSMSEIKKEEHFQALVESFRRQFGHDDSMNSVIAGTAQPRNSHLSNLATMGRAKRFSTQEGGEKVKAPVGDSPQVRIVRPGSNTAVGTVIYFLGESAKLTDDMKRDLQAQAQEFGGKPQKIEIRGHAAPKPITPGAPFIDHYDLGYERCRAVMDFLVSLGIDPRRIRISTAGKNEPIHIGTDPLKLKQNPRVELFLLDEVVDDLVGSGAEQSQRITNGGPTGDKKP from the coding sequence ATGGGCGACGACGAAGAGGAGATGGGGATTCCGGAGTGGGTCGTGACCTTCGGCGACATGATGTCGCTGCTGTTGACCTTCTTCATCATGCTCGTCTCGATGAGCGAGATCAAAAAAGAAGAGCACTTTCAAGCGCTGGTCGAATCGTTCCGCCGTCAGTTTGGTCACGACGACTCGATGAACAGCGTCATCGCCGGCACCGCACAGCCGCGCAACTCGCATCTCTCGAACCTGGCGACGATGGGACGCGCCAAGCGTTTCAGCACGCAGGAAGGGGGCGAGAAGGTCAAAGCTCCCGTCGGCGACAGCCCGCAGGTCCGCATCGTTCGCCCCGGCAGTAACACCGCGGTCGGCACGGTGATCTATTTTCTGGGCGAATCGGCCAAGCTGACCGACGACATGAAACGCGATCTGCAGGCCCAAGCCCAAGAGTTTGGCGGCAAGCCGCAGAAGATCGAAATCCGCGGACACGCGGCGCCCAAACCGATTACTCCCGGGGCGCCGTTCATCGACCACTACGATCTGGGTTACGAACGCTGCCGGGCGGTGATGGACTTTCTGGTGTCGCTGGGGATAGATCCGCGGCGTATACGGATTTCAACGGCTGGGAAGAACGAACCGATTCATATCGGCACCGACCCGCTCAAATTGAAACAAAACCCCCGCGTCGAGTTGTTCCTGCTCGATGAAGTGGTCGACGACCTGGTCGGCTCTGGGGCCGAGCAGTCGCAGCGGATCACCAATGGCGGTCCTACCGGAGATAAGAAGCCGTAG
- a CDS encoding flagellar basal body-associated FliL family protein, with translation MIPSPEDVIEAAEMRARQHSATEPDIEELTTVTDKETVEIDLKNFGITAYQPLANTTLRIDFHLYAMVNAENQSEFEDLIAQNEHRFREQVIVTLRSSEVSDLTDPSLGLLKRKILEKTNRILGKPLVKSVIFSDYSFIEQ, from the coding sequence GTGATTCCTTCCCCCGAAGACGTCATTGAAGCGGCTGAAATGCGAGCGCGCCAGCACTCGGCGACCGAGCCCGATATCGAAGAATTGACGACCGTCACGGACAAAGAGACGGTCGAAATCGATCTGAAGAATTTTGGCATCACGGCGTATCAGCCGCTCGCCAATACGACCCTGCGGATTGACTTTCATCTCTACGCGATGGTCAACGCCGAGAACCAGAGTGAGTTTGAGGACCTGATCGCCCAGAACGAGCATCGCTTCCGCGAGCAGGTAATCGTCACGCTGCGAAGCTCGGAAGTCAGCGATCTGACCGATCCCAGTTTGGGCTTGCTTAAACGCAAGATTTTAGAGAAAACCAACCGCATTCTGGGAAAACCCCTCGTTAAGTCAGTTATTTTCAGCGACTACTCGTTCATCGAGCAGTAG
- the fliN gene encoding flagellar motor switch protein FliN produces MSDDQIGQDEIEELLKQAQSGKIESSGEQKPDAAEIESLGQNEIEALLAGGGGSSAPKAAAQPTPAAATAAPAVAHQGGEGGMDPGDIEFLLNQAQDALASLESPTEMAPEASLFSLRDFGGAPASTNKTTIDLVRDVELDVKIELGRTNMYLEDVLKMNKGSVVSLDKLAGDPVDIYVNGRMIARGEVLVLNDNFCVRIAELIVGDGIE; encoded by the coding sequence ATGAGCGACGATCAAATTGGACAGGACGAAATCGAAGAGCTGCTGAAGCAAGCGCAAAGCGGCAAGATCGAATCGTCTGGCGAACAGAAACCGGATGCGGCTGAAATCGAGTCGCTGGGACAAAACGAGATCGAGGCGTTGCTCGCCGGCGGAGGCGGATCTTCCGCTCCGAAAGCGGCCGCCCAGCCCACTCCAGCGGCGGCGACCGCGGCTCCGGCTGTAGCGCACCAGGGCGGCGAGGGCGGTATGGATCCCGGAGACATCGAATTTCTGCTGAATCAGGCTCAAGACGCGCTCGCTTCGCTGGAGTCGCCGACCGAGATGGCGCCCGAGGCTTCTCTCTTTTCCTTGCGCGACTTTGGCGGCGCCCCAGCTAGCACCAACAAGACCACGATCGACCTGGTCCGAGACGTCGAACTGGACGTCAAGATCGAGCTGGGCCGGACCAACATGTACCTGGAAGACGTTCTGAAAATGAACAAGGGCTCGGTCGTCTCGCTCGACAAGCTGGCCGGCGACCCGGTCGACATCTACGTCAACGGACGCATGATCGCCCGTGGCGAAGTGCTGGTCCTCAACGACAACTTCTGCGTCCGTATCGCCGAACTCATCGTCGGCGACGGGATCGAGTAG
- a CDS encoding flagellar biosynthetic protein FliO, with product MHAITLCLVLATAAADGSSGQMVNGHAAVTAVTPMRMPHDAQPLRTAAAPQDSSPQNLTPQAAPSEAAGGPLTLPKRREKPSSPVGSILPSAESKQRTATIVASLMLVVGLFLIFAWAGKKKLPTANSRLPQEVVQVLGRAQLQGRQQLQLVRVGSRLLLLSVTPHGAETLTEITDPLEVESLLVHLRQNGNGNMTANFQEVLQKMGEKPARGFLEA from the coding sequence ATGCACGCGATAACTCTCTGCCTGGTTTTGGCGACCGCCGCCGCCGATGGTTCGTCGGGACAAATGGTCAATGGTCATGCCGCCGTGACTGCGGTCACTCCGATGCGGATGCCGCATGACGCCCAACCGCTGCGTACCGCCGCGGCCCCGCAAGACTCGTCGCCGCAAAATCTGACGCCGCAAGCCGCACCCTCCGAAGCGGCCGGCGGACCGCTGACGCTGCCCAAGCGTAGAGAAAAGCCGTCGTCGCCGGTTGGTTCGATCTTGCCTAGCGCCGAGTCGAAACAACGGACCGCCACGATCGTCGCCAGCTTGATGTTGGTCGTCGGACTCTTTTTGATCTTCGCGTGGGCAGGGAAGAAGAAACTGCCGACCGCCAACTCGCGGTTGCCGCAGGAAGTGGTGCAGGTGCTGGGCCGCGCGCAACTGCAAGGTCGCCAACAATTGCAATTGGTCCGCGTTGGCAGCCGGCTGCTGCTGCTGTCGGTAACGCCGCATGGCGCCGAGACGCTGACCGAAATCACCGATCCGCTCGAAGTCGAATCGCTGCTGGTTCATCTGCGACAAAATGGAAACGGCAACATGACCGCCAACTTCCAGGAAGTCTTGCAGAAGATGGGCGAAAAGCCGGCTCGTGGTTTCCTGGAGGCTTAG
- a CDS encoding flagellar type III secretion system pore protein FliP: MLNSNKLRTFSLTLAALLICTATASAQFSTAQLTSQSAPSVEVTAESSLDAPVSEEASDLADFVKGGPEQWTSPSGLVSTIQIMVLLTVLSLAPAILLMTTGFIRIIVVLGLLRQALGTQQLPPSQVVTAIALFMTILLMYPTWQKVYEDSVGPYTRQEINPETGEQYKLFAVIDPVTGELGPDEAWERGTKPIRHFMSKQIDIAGNSDDVWMFFEFLPESTKEEIGEPQSYDDVPLQALIPAFILSELKTAFLIGFQIYLPFLILDIVVASVTISMGMMMLPPVMISLPFKLLLFVLVDGWTLVVGMLLQSFAPTI; this comes from the coding sequence ATGCTCAACTCGAACAAGCTCCGAACTTTTTCGCTGACGCTGGCCGCCTTGCTGATCTGTACGGCGACCGCATCGGCTCAGTTTTCGACCGCTCAGCTGACGAGTCAGTCGGCCCCGTCGGTCGAGGTTACCGCAGAGTCTTCGCTGGACGCTCCGGTGAGCGAGGAAGCTTCCGACCTGGCCGACTTCGTCAAAGGGGGGCCAGAGCAATGGACCAGCCCCAGCGGCCTGGTCAGCACCATCCAGATCATGGTGCTGCTGACGGTCCTGAGCCTGGCGCCGGCGATCTTGCTGATGACGACCGGGTTTATCCGCATCATCGTGGTGCTCGGACTGTTGCGTCAGGCGCTTGGCACCCAGCAGTTGCCTCCTTCGCAGGTCGTCACCGCGATCGCCCTATTCATGACGATCCTGCTGATGTACCCGACCTGGCAGAAGGTGTACGAAGACAGCGTCGGCCCCTACACGCGGCAAGAGATCAATCCCGAGACGGGGGAGCAGTACAAGCTGTTCGCCGTCATCGACCCGGTCACCGGCGAACTGGGACCCGACGAAGCGTGGGAGCGAGGAACCAAGCCGATTCGCCACTTCATGAGCAAGCAGATCGACATCGCCGGCAATAGCGACGACGTCTGGATGTTCTTTGAGTTTCTTCCTGAGTCGACCAAGGAAGAGATTGGCGAGCCGCAGTCGTACGATGACGTGCCGCTGCAAGCGCTGATTCCGGCGTTCATCCTCAGCGAACTGAAGACCGCGTTCTTAATTGGTTTTCAGATCTATCTGCCGTTTCTGATTCTCGACATCGTGGTCGCCAGCGTGACGATCTCGATGGGCATGATGATGTTGCCGCCGGTGATGATCTCGTTGCCGTTCAAGCTGTTGTTATTTGTGCTGGTCGACGGCTGGACGTTGGTCGTCGGTATGCTGCTGCAAAGTTTCGCCCCCACCATCTGA
- a CDS encoding flagellar biosynthetic protein FliQ, with the protein MDVTTTVDLTREAMLVALWISAPALLVGMLVGLAIGLLQALTQIQDQTVSFVPKLLAMAAAMLLALPWVLERLMIYTETLVTHIPDRIMGG; encoded by the coding sequence ATGGACGTTACGACGACCGTCGACCTGACCCGCGAGGCGATGTTGGTCGCGCTCTGGATCTCGGCGCCTGCCTTGCTGGTCGGCATGCTGGTTGGTCTGGCGATCGGCTTGCTGCAAGCGCTCACCCAAATTCAAGATCAAACCGTTTCCTTTGTACCCAAACTACTGGCGATGGCGGCCGCGATGCTGCTGGCGCTGCCATGGGTTTTGGAGCGATTGATGATTTACACCGAAACCCTGGTCACTCACATCCCCGACCGCATCATGGGCGGGTAA
- a CDS encoding flagellar biosynthetic protein FliR: MESLPLLEPTLHQLFIFVTVLTRVSGMLATAPMFGSSYAPMKIKAFLAVTISMMITGLFWGETFPEPEHWMSYLVVLGGELFIGISFGLGVRILFAGVQITGQMLGQIGGLSVADVFNPAFDDNVPMLSVLFDMVVVAMFFCLGGHRFMIGALLSTFADVPPGVGLASPEVVDVLVKTLSTSFMLGVQAAAPGTVALMIGILVMGLISRTLPQLNLIAVGFSMNSMLLMLFVFLTVGTMGWLFQDQLEPTVNSIREMVINRHAVFPK, encoded by the coding sequence ATGGAAAGCTTGCCCCTTCTAGAACCGACGCTCCATCAGCTCTTCATCTTCGTCACGGTGTTGACTCGGGTGAGCGGCATGTTGGCGACTGCGCCGATGTTCGGGTCAAGCTACGCTCCGATGAAAATCAAAGCGTTTCTGGCGGTCACGATTTCGATGATGATCACCGGGCTCTTCTGGGGCGAAACGTTCCCCGAGCCGGAACATTGGATGAGCTACCTGGTGGTGCTCGGCGGCGAGTTGTTCATCGGCATTTCGTTTGGCCTGGGCGTACGGATTTTGTTCGCCGGCGTGCAGATCACCGGTCAGATGCTCGGCCAGATCGGCGGCTTGTCGGTTGCCGACGTCTTTAACCCGGCGTTCGACGACAACGTGCCGATGCTGTCGGTGCTGTTCGATATGGTCGTGGTGGCGATGTTCTTCTGCCTGGGAGGACATCGGTTTATGATCGGCGCGCTTCTGTCGACCTTTGCCGACGTACCGCCGGGCGTGGGCCTGGCTTCGCCGGAGGTGGTCGATGTGCTAGTGAAGACCTTGTCGACCAGTTTCATGCTCGGCGTACAGGCCGCCGCGCCGGGAACGGTCGCACTGATGATCGGCATCCTGGTGATGGGCCTGATCAGTCGCACGCTGCCGCAATTGAATCTGATCGCCGTCGGGTTCAGTATGAACTCGATGCTGCTGATGCTGTTCGTCTTTCTGACGGTCGGAACGATGGGATGGTTGTTTCAGGATCAATTGGAGCCGACCGTCAACTCGATTCGCGAAATGGTCATCAATCGCCACGCTGTGTTTCCGAAGTAG
- the flhB gene encoding flagellar biosynthesis protein FlhB, whose product MAEQDDDKSEEPTQHRRDEARKQGQITKSQDLISAGMLVIALGVIMFFSQSLFNYFGDFTRDKLSHAPPLQVSFQWVMNENGSALYRLAMVMVPILLLLMVAGVALNMMQTGVLFLPEKLTFDFQRVNPLSGFKRLFALANFVRFGFGILKVLIVSTVAAISIYFDMPTILGLAELSPGEIASFLLMTAFWTSMKIGAVLLILALADYAFQWWKHEQDLKMTKQEVREEMKSLQGDPQLIARRRQVARQLAMSRMGSDVPQADFVVTNPTELAIALKYDPYKMAAPVVLAKGAGLVAQRIRRIALENDVPIVERKELARALYRDAEVNQAIPAEQYAAVAEVLKYVYELKGKTLPTLDDLKEHDQRKAA is encoded by the coding sequence ATGGCCGAGCAAGATGACGACAAATCAGAAGAACCGACCCAGCACCGCCGCGACGAGGCGCGGAAGCAGGGGCAGATCACCAAGAGCCAGGATCTGATCTCGGCCGGTATGCTGGTGATCGCGCTCGGCGTGATCATGTTCTTCTCGCAGTCGCTGTTCAACTACTTTGGCGACTTTACCCGCGACAAACTGAGCCACGCTCCGCCGCTGCAAGTGAGCTTCCAGTGGGTGATGAATGAAAATGGCTCGGCTCTCTATCGCCTGGCGATGGTGATGGTGCCGATCTTGCTGCTGTTGATGGTCGCCGGCGTTGCGCTCAACATGATGCAGACCGGCGTGCTGTTTCTGCCAGAGAAGTTGACGTTTGATTTTCAGCGGGTCAATCCGCTCTCCGGTTTCAAACGCTTGTTCGCACTGGCCAACTTCGTCCGCTTCGGTTTCGGCATTCTGAAGGTGTTGATCGTTTCGACAGTCGCCGCCATCAGCATTTATTTTGATATGCCAACCATTTTGGGGTTGGCGGAACTGTCGCCCGGCGAGATCGCCAGCTTTCTGTTGATGACCGCTTTTTGGACGTCGATGAAGATCGGCGCCGTGCTGCTGATCCTGGCGCTTGCCGACTATGCCTTCCAATGGTGGAAGCATGAGCAAGACCTGAAGATGACCAAGCAGGAAGTTCGTGAAGAGATGAAGTCGTTGCAAGGCGACCCGCAGTTGATTGCCCGGCGTCGTCAGGTCGCGCGGCAATTGGCGATGAGCCGAATGGGCAGCGACGTGCCTCAGGCCGACTTCGTGGTGACCAACCCGACCGAACTGGCGATCGCCCTGAAGTACGACCCGTACAAAATGGCGGCCCCAGTCGTGTTGGCCAAAGGCGCCGGCCTGGTCGCCCAGCGGATCCGCCGCATCGCGCTGGAAAATGACGTGCCGATTGTCGAACGGAAAGAATTGGCCCGCGCTCTGTACCGCGACGCCGAGGTGAACCAGGCGATCCCCGCCGAGCAATACGCGGCGGTCGCCGAAGTCTTGAAGTACGTCTACGAACTGAAGGGCAAGACCCTGCCGACGTTGGATGACTTGAAAGAGCATGACCAGCGGAAGGCGGCGTAG
- a CDS encoding RNA ligase family protein: MLYYPKIPGSKHAPLERCIAFEKYDGTNLHWDWDRDFGWHAFGTRRDSFNLTEDGIAQFAERHVHLRECVPVFLQTLAEPLERIFRDHVDYRGEQSLQAFTEFFGPNSFAGLHQVDDPKQLRLFDVSAESIGMLGPGRFVADFGTLPIARVVYQGRLTGKFAEDVREGKYHVDEGVVCKGGEGGADLWMVKIKTYAYLQRLKQALADRWEDYWE; this comes from the coding sequence ATGCTTTATTACCCCAAGATTCCCGGCAGCAAGCACGCGCCGCTCGAACGCTGCATCGCCTTCGAGAAGTACGACGGCACGAATCTCCATTGGGATTGGGACCGCGACTTTGGCTGGCATGCCTTTGGCACGCGTCGAGACTCCTTCAATCTGACCGAGGACGGAATCGCCCAGTTTGCCGAGCGACACGTGCACTTGCGGGAGTGCGTACCGGTCTTTCTGCAGACGTTGGCCGAACCGCTGGAGCGGATCTTCCGCGATCACGTCGACTATCGCGGCGAGCAAAGCCTGCAGGCCTTCACCGAGTTCTTTGGCCCCAACTCGTTCGCTGGCCTGCATCAGGTGGACGATCCGAAGCAGCTGCGGCTGTTTGACGTCTCGGCCGAATCAATCGGCATGTTGGGGCCGGGGCGGTTTGTAGCGGATTTCGGGACGCTGCCGATTGCCCGCGTTGTTTATCAGGGAAGGTTGACGGGCAAATTTGCCGAAGATGTCCGGGAAGGAAAGTACCACGTCGACGAAGGAGTGGTCTGCAAGGGGGGAGAAGGTGGGGCCGATCTCTGGATGGTCAAAATCAAGACCTATGCTTACCTACAGAGATTGAAGCAAGCGCTGGCCGACCGCTGGGAAGACTATTGGGAATGA
- a CDS encoding MGH1-like glycoside hydrolase domain-containing protein has translation MPEAEWDRLAAESERESNENWKRWGPYLSERQWGTVRESAAEEDPWLNFTYEQAIWRTYRWGEDGLMGICDRQCRLCFGLALWNGQDRILKERLFGLTGPEGNHGEDVKEAYYYLDSTPTHSYLKGLYKYPQAEYPYQRLRDENAGRDRSQPEFELTDTGLFDEGRYFDVQVEYAKASAEDILIRVTVSNRGPEPAPLHILPTWWFRNTWAWGPTLEKPEKKPCMSQTGEDELLAKHETLGEMQIYADAGPDGESPEWMFTENETNSWRFEDPNSGRPSCKDAFHLAVVEGMDGVVNPTNSGTKAAAHYQCVIPAGESVQFRMRMSAKEQSPVTPFGAGFEDAFEQRIEEADRFAKSLVGPGLSKDEEMVLRQANAGLLWTKQFYHYVIPRWLENSSGGKQRRKSDQQPGAPSKRNADWGHLYNKNIISMPDKWEYPWYAAWDSAFHFIPFAKLDPYFAKEQAILFLREWYMHPNGQLPAYEWNFSDVNPPVHAWACWRIYQMTAYNGDGDRVFLERVFQKLLLNFTWWVNRKDIRGKHVFSGGFLGLDNVGIFDRSKPLPTGGHLEQADGTAWMAYFCSSMLSIAFELAEDNPAYEDMASKFFEHYVSIAEAMNSLDGTGLWDEEDGFYYDHLHIDGRSIPLKIRSIVGLIPLLTVDVIEDQTMERLPAFCKRMDWFLKFRPELSKFMTYMESDTQEDGVGRKLLAIPTKERLLRMLRYLLDEDEFLSPYGIRSLSKFHLEHPFEYELNGERLCVQYQPAESDSWLFGGNSNWRGPIWFPLNYLLIEALERYYKFYGKSLRVECPARSGQYMDLQEVADEIRKRLSTLFLANTEGARPSYCRSDRLINDPHWRELVLFYEYFDAETGKGLGASHQTGWTALIAPILGTLAEHRSAATPKPPKRKQATASSESV, from the coding sequence ATGCCGGAAGCGGAATGGGATCGGTTAGCCGCAGAGTCAGAACGCGAAAGCAACGAAAATTGGAAGCGTTGGGGGCCCTATCTCTCGGAACGTCAGTGGGGAACCGTTCGCGAAAGCGCTGCGGAAGAGGATCCGTGGCTCAATTTCACCTATGAGCAGGCGATCTGGCGAACCTACCGCTGGGGGGAAGATGGCCTCATGGGGATCTGCGATCGCCAGTGCCGCCTTTGCTTTGGCTTGGCTCTCTGGAACGGGCAAGATCGGATCCTCAAAGAGCGGCTGTTTGGTCTGACCGGTCCGGAAGGGAATCATGGCGAAGACGTCAAAGAGGCGTACTACTATCTCGACTCGACCCCGACCCACTCGTACCTGAAGGGGCTCTACAAGTATCCCCAGGCCGAGTACCCGTATCAGCGGCTGCGCGACGAGAACGCCGGCCGCGATCGGTCGCAGCCCGAGTTCGAGCTGACCGACACCGGCCTGTTCGACGAAGGCCGCTATTTCGACGTTCAGGTTGAGTACGCCAAAGCGTCGGCCGAAGACATTTTGATTCGGGTCACCGTTTCTAACCGCGGCCCGGAGCCGGCCCCACTGCACATCTTGCCGACTTGGTGGTTCCGCAACACATGGGCATGGGGACCGACGCTGGAGAAGCCCGAGAAAAAGCCGTGCATGTCGCAGACCGGCGAAGACGAACTGCTGGCCAAGCACGAGACTCTGGGCGAGATGCAGATCTACGCCGACGCCGGACCGGACGGCGAGTCGCCGGAGTGGATGTTTACCGAAAACGAAACGAACTCGTGGCGGTTTGAAGATCCCAACAGCGGTCGCCCGTCCTGCAAAGATGCCTTTCATCTGGCGGTGGTCGAAGGGATGGACGGCGTCGTCAATCCGACCAACTCCGGCACCAAAGCGGCCGCCCATTATCAATGCGTCATTCCGGCCGGCGAGTCGGTCCAGTTCCGGATGCGCATGTCGGCCAAAGAACAATCGCCGGTCACCCCCTTTGGCGCCGGATTTGAAGACGCCTTTGAGCAGCGCATTGAAGAAGCGGATCGCTTCGCCAAATCGCTGGTCGGACCAGGGCTCTCGAAAGACGAAGAAATGGTCCTCCGTCAGGCGAACGCCGGCCTGTTGTGGACCAAGCAATTTTACCACTACGTGATTCCGCGTTGGCTCGAAAACTCAAGCGGCGGCAAGCAGCGTCGCAAGAGTGATCAACAGCCGGGCGCCCCCAGCAAGCGGAACGCCGACTGGGGCCACTTGTACAATAAGAACATCATCTCGATGCCCGACAAGTGGGAATATCCCTGGTACGCGGCATGGGACTCGGCGTTTCACTTCATTCCGTTCGCCAAGCTGGATCCTTACTTCGCCAAAGAGCAGGCGATCCTCTTCTTGCGCGAATGGTACATGCATCCCAACGGACAGCTGCCGGCGTACGAGTGGAACTTCAGCGACGTGAATCCGCCGGTTCACGCGTGGGCCTGCTGGCGAATCTATCAAATGACCGCTTACAACGGCGATGGCGACCGGGTCTTTCTAGAGCGCGTTTTCCAAAAGCTGTTGCTCAACTTTACCTGGTGGGTCAATCGCAAAGACATTCGGGGCAAGCATGTCTTTAGCGGCGGATTCCTGGGACTGGACAACGTCGGCATCTTCGATCGGTCGAAGCCTTTGCCGACCGGTGGACACCTAGAGCAAGCGGACGGCACGGCCTGGATGGCCTACTTCTGCAGCAGCATGCTGTCGATCGCGTTCGAGCTGGCCGAAGACAATCCGGCGTACGAAGACATGGCGTCGAAGTTCTTCGAGCATTACGTTTCGATCGCCGAAGCGATGAACTCGCTCGATGGAACTGGCCTGTGGGATGAAGAGGATGGGTTCTACTACGACCATCTGCATATCGACGGCCGCAGCATCCCGCTCAAGATTCGCTCAATCGTCGGCTTGATTCCGCTGCTGACGGTCGACGTGATCGAAGACCAGACGATGGAGCGGTTGCCGGCGTTTTGCAAACGGATGGACTGGTTCCTCAAGTTCCGGCCGGAACTAAGCAAGTTCATGACGTACATGGAGTCCGATACGCAAGAGGATGGCGTCGGACGCAAACTGCTGGCGATCCCGACCAAGGAACGCCTGCTGCGGATGCTCCGTTACTTGTTGGATGAGGATGAGTTCCTCTCGCCTTACGGCATTCGCTCGCTGTCGAAGTTCCACTTGGAACATCCGTTCGAGTACGAGCTGAACGGCGAACGCCTCTGCGTCCAGTATCAACCAGCCGAGTCCGACAGCTGGCTCTTTGGCGGCAACTCGAACTGGCGCGGTCCGATCTGGTTCCCACTCAACTACCTGTTGATCGAAGCGCTCGAACGTTACTACAAGTTCTACGGCAAGTCGCTGCGGGTCGAATGCCCGGCGCGCTCGGGCCAATACATGGACTTGCAGGAAGTGGCGGACGAGATTCGCAAACGCCTCTCGACGCTGTTCCTGGCCAATACCGAAGGAGCCCGACCCAGCTATTGCCGCAGCGATCGGCTGATCAACGATCCCCACTGGCGCGAACTGGTCTTGTTCTACGAGTACTTTGACGCCGAAACCGGCAAAGGCTTGGGCGCGAGTCATCAAACTGGCTGGACCGCATTGATCGCCCCGATCTTGGGAACGCTGGCCGAACATCGCAGCGCCGCCACGCCGAAACCACCCAAGCGGAAACAAGCGACCGCATCAAGCGAATCGGTCTAA
- a CDS encoding SRPBCC domain-containing protein, whose product MSCAPAGSSSSGTHDRNYQNESRFLEIDEPSRILFDHLSYPYFQTTITLTPAEDGCQLHWVMAFNDAATCASVRSFAGDGLEKNLDRLTAELNAES is encoded by the coding sequence ATTTCGTGTGCCCCTGCTGGCTCGTCCAGCAGTGGCACACACGATCGAAACTATCAGAACGAGAGTCGTTTCCTCGAAATCGACGAACCGTCGCGAATCCTGTTCGACCACCTGAGCTACCCGTACTTTCAAACAACGATCACCTTGACGCCTGCCGAAGACGGATGCCAGTTGCATTGGGTCATGGCGTTTAACGACGCGGCGACTTGCGCTAGCGTCCGCAGCTTCGCGGGTGATGGGCTAGAGAAAAACCTCGATCGACTGACGGCGGAGCTAAACGCCGAGAGTTAG